AATGCTCAACTTCGAGGGCCACTGGCATGTTGGAGAAgggtgctcttcacagatgaatcccagtttcaactgtaccgggcagatggcagacagcgcgTATGGCTTTGTGTGGgccagcggtttgctgatgtcaacgttgtgaacagagtgcccccatggtggcggtgcggttattatgggcaggcataagctacggacagcaaacacaattgcattttatcgatggcaatttgaatgcacagagataccgtgacaagatcctgaagGCCATTataccattcatccgccgccatcacctcatgtacACAGTTcatgaaagctgaaaatgtcccagtttttccatggcctgcatactcagacatgtcacccattgagcatgtttgggatgctctggagcaacgtgtacgacagcgtgttccagttcccgccaatatccagcaacttcgcacagccattgaagactagtgggacaacattccacaggccacaatcaatatCTTGATCAACTCTTTGCGAAGGAGATTTTTTTTattgctgcatgaggcaaatggtggtcacaccagacactgaatGGTTTTCATATCCACGcacctacttttttttttaaaggcatctgtgaccaacagatgcatatctgtattcccagtcatgtgagatcTTAATTCATGCATTTCAatagactgattccctgacatgaagtgtaactctgtaaaatctttgaaattgttgcatgttgtcaTATTAATCATGTAACGAGAAAAAAAAGtgtgaaatcaaaatatattttttcttcaaagtagccaccctttgccttgatgacagctttgcacactcttggcattctcaaccaacttcatgaggtagtcacctggaatgcatttcaattaacaggtgtgccttgttaaaagtagctgtggaatttgtttccttcttaacgcatttgagccaatcagttgtgttgggacaaggtaggggtggtatacagaagagagccctatttggtaaaataccaagtccatataaaatggcaagaacagcttaaagaagaaaatagaaatgacagtccatccttACTTTTAGACAGGAAGGTCAGTCTATCAGGAACATCAAGAACTTGGAAcgtttcttcaagcgcagtcgcaaaaaccatcaagcactatgatgatataattaatataatgttaatgttattataatgtttacataccctacattacccatctcatatgtatatgtatatactgtactctatataatctactgcatctttatgtaatacatgtatcactagccactttaaactatgccactttgtttacattactcatctcatatgtatatactgtactcgataccatctactgcatcttgcctatgccgttctgtaccatcactcattcatatatctttatgtacatattctttatccctttacacttgtgtgtataaggtagtagttgtggaatgtgtaggttagattactcattggttattactgcattgtcggaactagaagcacaagcatttcgctacactcgcattaacatctgttaaacatgtgtatgtgacaatttcTTTTTATTTgatatgaaactggctctcatgatgaccgccacaggaaaggaagacccagagttacctctgctgctgagGATAAGTTCGTTAGAgttgccagcctcagaaattacagcccaaatacttgcttcagagagttcaagtaacagacacatcaactgttcagaggacactgcgggaatcaggccttcatggtcaaattgctgcaaagaaaccactactaaaggacaccaataatacgaagagacatgcttgggccaagaaacacgagtaatggtCATTAGACCAGTggcaatctgtcctttggtctgaagactccaaatgtgagatttttggttccaaccgccgtgtctttgtgagacaccgAGAACaagaatggatgatctctgcatgtgtagttcccaccctgaagcatggagaaggaggtgtgatggtgtgggggtgctttgctggtgacgcggtcagtgatttatttagaattcaaggcacacttaaccagcatggctacaacataattatgcagcgatacgccatcccatctggtttgcgcttagtgggactatcatttgtttttcaacagaacaatgacccaacacacctccagtgtgtaagggctattgtaagggctatttgaccaagaatgagagagatggagtgctgcatcagatgacctgggctctacaatcacctgacctcagccCAATTCGGgatgtttgggatgagtcggactgcagagtgaaagaaaagcagccaacaagactgttgaaaaagcattacAGCATtccaagctggttgagagaatgccaagagtgtgcaacgctgtcatcaaggcaaaggggggctactttgaagaaccgaatatacaaaaatatattttgatttatttaacacttgttttgttttactacatgagtccatatgtgttctttcatagttttgatgaattcagtattattctacaatgtagaaaataaaaaaagaaagcttttgactggtactgtatgtttcacTAACCGTGAGTAGATTGAGCAGGTCAGTGTTGGAATCAATGGTGGGTGGTGTGGTCTGGATCAGCGCCAGCTCCTGGAGGATGGCATACAGCTGTTGACACTTCGCCAGGTTGACCCTGCTCTTGCCCGGGTCAGCCCAGTCGGACAGCGCCACATGCACGGCAATCAGGTCCTTGAGGTGCACGCCCAGGATGGGGAAGCGGAAGCCTGTGCACTCTGAGAAGCGGCGGCGGTACTGGCTGTAGTTACCACAAGACGTCACTAACTCGATCAGGCTGTTGAACACCTGGAGGGgaccgggggggggggatgattgaaagaggagaggaaggattgGTTAAGAGGGGGAGGGAAACATGTGTGGATTAACATTGTGCGGCAGTTGAAATAACTCTTCCAATCCCTTCCATGTAACTGACAAATAGCCCTGATCTCTCCCGGCTGTTATCTAAACTAATCCTTTCTGTTTTAGGATGTGAGCtaatgtcagtaattgtggtgGTGACACCAGGCTATTCGAAGAGTGACAACATAGCGTGTACATAAGGTGTGAGATGAGAATAGTCATTTCACCTTGTTGGTCTCGTTGCTGATGTGTGACTGGGTGTCTTTGAGGCGAGATATAGAGCTGTTACTGAGCCCCCCCACCACCGCCATCAGAGTGTTGAAGTTCTGAAGCTGGAGCAGTTTCTAtcggagagagaagaagaagatgcAGAGGGGGATAAGGAGAAAATACAATCCTGGTCTTTCCTGTTGAAGCACCCCTCCTACTTTCCTTTGTTTGCTAAGCTCAGAAACCTACCTGAACTCCAAGTGATTAACTAACCTAGGGCTGAGAAAGAGAAGAGCTAtaagagacagagaagagctataagagacagagagacagagagagacagagaaagagaagagaagagaagagaagagaagagaagagaagagaagagagaagagaagagaagagaagagagaagagaagaggagagagagaggaagagaagagagagagagagagagggaaagaaatatCAAAGATTCACAGAGAGGGACATGAGGCACTGGGTGAGAGAAACATTGAGAGCGAGTGAGGGGTGAGAGAaatggaggaagaagagaagcCAACGTGTGGGTGTAAGAGCCGGTGCCAACAAGGAttcaagagagacagaggagaagagggagacggAACGATTGACAAGGAGCCAGAGGGAGAGGAGCAAGCAAGTTATAAAACAGTGATATAGGGAGAGACTATTTTCTCTTTGAGGGAAACAGAGGATTGGATGAAATTGGAGGCACACAAAGGCAGACGATAACTCAAATCCAGGGAaggtcacacatacacacgcacatatacacacaccagctaacccccacacacacacacaaacctcaagCAATAAGCTGCACTGTTTGCGCTAAACTAGAATATTGCAGTCTCGTCTAATAATACCATTCAAACATTAGGCAGCACAGCACACATTCTAATCATTGTGTCACAGTTGCAGACATACTTCTGTTTAAGGACGACTGCCAGCGGGCATCATTTGGTTAAGCTCAAATACCTGCCCGGTCACTCCGATCAATGGGCAAAGCGTTATGGCAGAGTGGCACGATGGAGGCTCTACTAAACTGCTGTATAAAGCCCACTGACTAACAGTGACAGGTTTCGATAACACAGGGAATAATCAGGGTATCCTGTCGATATGCCCGAAGCGTTCCACTGTGTGGGATGAGTAATGTACTATATTACTGCTGTGTGCGTGTGAAGGCATTGTAAGTAACTACATAATGACTGACGTATACAATATCTGATGTGTGATGGGAAATGAGGTTAAGCATTATGATGACAAATCAAAGGGGGCGTACGGGTAAAAAAAGACAATGGATTTGCGCAGAGACATTAGGcggagagacagcagagaaaagAAGGGTGAGATAGACTGCAGAGAAAAAGGGCCTACTTCAGGTGAAACACTGAGCGAAtcagaaggtgaatgggaaaGAGCTAATTATATTTGGAAGGGATGAgcagagagggagtaagagaggtAGGGgtgaaagaggaaagagagagcgggaagGAGAGCGGGAGGTGACCCCTCCCTGGGATGTATTGGAGCAGGATCACAGCTTTGGAAAATACACCCACTCAACTTTTAGGCGGGTATATATATTTGGCCGTCATTTTCTCCTGTCACAATCCAAAaataattgagagagagaaatccTTCATTCTACACATTTTGGGAAGCGTGTTATTTAGAAAACGGGGTGCTAAACCAGCTAGCTAGCACCCAGCTGGGCTATTTGAACTTGGGCATATTTGGCAGAGGAGGGTTaaaagggtggggagagaggggggttgggAGCCTGCCGGGTTGTCAGTGAATAAATCATGAAGAGTTTGTtttggggaggagagagtggcATTGGGGAATGGGGAGACACACTCCAAACATTCTTCtttaacaaatccaaatatagCCTCTCTTGTGTTATCAGGGACACCCACTGGTAATAGTAGTACTGGGAGAATAGCACTACTGATAAACACACTTGTATAATTTCTGTAAGGAATAACAGGCAGTAACTGTCTACGAACACAGTTCATAATACCTGAAGGTGGAAccgtgttttttttttcttcttaaggTTAGTTTGGCATGTATCCAATATCTGTCCATATCTGCATCTCCATCCCTTTCCTCTCCGTGACAAAACTCCCCCGTCTCATCTCAACTGCTAACACAAGGCTTTACAACATTCCAAACCCCTTTCACCTAACCATAACCAACTGGGATTATTTGCCTAAAGTTAACCAGTGACATTTACTGTCTAATATTAACCGGTGACATTTGTTTATGACCTCGAGGTAGAGCCtactggcctggtcccagatctgcttgtgctcttgccaactccacTGCTGTTATCGTCAAGCCAAACATGACAACGAGTGACGAGTGATTGACATGATAGGCCAAACAGACTGGCACGCGGGTTAAGAGCATCCCTCAGAACAAATGAAATAACTGGGACAATTCCAACACCAATCTGTCCCAGCCGACGTACCTGAGCCACCCTGATGAAGTGGGAGATGACAGCAGCCCTCTGGGGGGCGGTGGGCTTGCTGAGCACCATCAGCTGGATCCACTGAGACACACTGTTGAACAGGGTGATAAAGCGCTCCAGGATGGGGTTGTCCACCGTGCAGCCATGCATCACAAAGCTGTGGTAGTCCTGGAACTGGAGGGGGAGGGGCCAGAGAAATGTCATGGATTAAGTGGGCATACAAAAGCAGTTACGCCCACATTTAAGTCAACAtccagcaccagtcaaaagtttacacacaccttctcattcaagtttttttctaTGTtctcattgtagaataataagggtatgtgtaggtgtgtcgaaacatttgactggtactgttagtCCCATGTTGAATGAGCAATGCAAAGGCAGTTTGGACAGCAGACCTGCTTAATTAAGCCTGCCTTGAGTGACAGGTGGACGAGGTATTCCATTAGTTATGCTGTACCAGGGAAGGTCAATCAAGCGCAAGTATTTGAAAGTAAACCATTACTATGAACCCAGATCTGTTGGACAGGCAGCTCTGCTTCCCCATAGCCCCACCTACCAGTATCTTGCAGAATGACTTGTACTCCAGGTAGGTGAGGTGTGTGGCCAGCTCACAGGAGTCCAGGTGGTCAAACAGCAGAGACATCTTCCTCTTCTTGGACATAGAGGGTTGCCGCTGGGTCACCTGACGCTTCCATTTGTACGACGGTCTAAGAGGGACAAAAAGCACACAATACCATGTCTGGGCCCCAAGTACATGCACTGAGTATACAAaccattatgaacacctgctctttccatgacaggctgaccaggtgaaagctattggTGTCACTTGATAAATCCACTTAGGGACAAGGATTGTGTgggtgtgccattcagagggtgaatgggcgagACAAAACATTAAAGTGCCTTTaaacggggtgtggtagtaggtgccaggcgcaccggttggAGTGTGTCTAGAACTGCAAAGCTTctgggttttcacactcaacagtttcccgtgtgcatcaagaatggtccaccacccatagGACAACACTGGGTgagctttggagtcaacatgggccagcatccctgtggaacgctttcaaaattttgtagagtccatgccctgacgaactAAGGCGGGTTTTGAGGGCAAAATGGGGGGTGCAACCcatatttcttcacattttgtgttacaaagtgggattagaAATTGATTTAATCgtaatttttttgtcaacaaatttacacaaaatactctagatgtcaaaatggaagaaaaattttgtttttttacgaatataaaaaatatatataaatataatagtCGTTGCATTAGTGTTCCCTTCCCTGAGTTATAAAACACcttgacagcaattacagctgtgagtcgcTAAGAACTTCACACACCTgggttgtacaatatttgcctatcattcttttcaaaattcttcaagctctatcaagatgttggggatcatggctagacagcaatgTTGAAGCCTTGCCATAGATTTGCAAGCAGATTTAAGACAacactgtaacttggccactcaggaacattcacagtATTCTTGGTcagcaactccaatgtagatttggccttgtgttgtaggctattatcctgctgaaaggtgctttcgtcttccagtgtctggtgtaaagcagactgaaccaggttgtttttttatcctgaaaaactccccagtatttgccgatgtcaagcatacccataccatgacgcagccaccaccatgcagtTACTCTGTGATGCGTtgagttggatttgccccaaacgtaggccaaaaagtgtattttgccatgttttttttttcagtattactttagtgaaTTGTTAcatacaagatgcatgttttggaatatttttattttgtatatttatGTTCTTTCACTGTACAGTCACTACAATATTGATTCATCCGTCGttctctcccatcacagccattgaactctgtagccgTTTAAAAATCAACAACGGGCCTTCCTGAGCAGTTTCATTCTTGCCCTGtggctcagttcagaaggacggcTATATCTTTGACATGTCTGGGTGGTTCAATACACAATGTACTAGACCAtacttaaagagatattcaatgtatgATTGGTTatggttacccatctaccaatcactgcctttgaaaatctccctggtctatggagttgaatctgtgcttaaaattcaatacttgactgagggaccatacaaatgttgtatgtatgggggacagaggaagggttagtcatttaaaaatcatgtaatttaaaaaaaaacttatttcacacagagtgagtccatgtaactttttatgtgatttgttaagacaAATTTAACTCCTGAAGTACTTTAGGCTTGACTAAACAAAGGGCTGAATACTTAGACAATTACtatatatttttgtcattttatattcatctttaaaaaatacatattttgtgtatattgttgacaaaaaaaaaggTCAATTAAATCGATTTTAATCCTACTTTGTAACAATACAATGTGAAGAAacccaaagggtctgaatacttttgcaaagcactgtaAAACTGAAACCTGGAATCCAAACTGAAAAATTGCTCTGTTTCAATATGTTTGTCAAATGTGAGAGAGATATTCAGTTTGCATTCCAGGCTAACAAAATATAGCATGCTGCCTTAGTCTCTACAATCGGGGCCTGAAACTACGACTGTGATGGATGTGGAACGGAGGGAAGAAGACAGTATAGAAGATGCAATAAAATATAGAAAACTCTTAACAGACATTTATGAAACTCCACTGTCCCAAGAAAGTGCTGTATAACAACCCACTAGTGAGACCAGGGTCAGACAGACTGACAAAGGAAATAGGACAGGTCATTTAGGAGCTCTGTCACATAAGGTCCCAGCCTCGGGCCTAAGAATGAGCCATGTAATGCAGCATGGAGACACAAAGGCTGAGGAAAACACACAGACgcggcccactaccaaggactgtgggctgtccttctccgtggccgacgtgagtaaaacatttaagcgtgttatgcctcgcagggctgccggcccagacggcatccctagccgcgtcctcagagcacgcgcagaccagctggctggtttgtttacgggcatattcgatctctccctatcccagtgtgCCGCCTCCACATGCTTCaatatggccaccattgttcctgtacccaagaaggcaaaagtaactgaacttaatgactATCACTTAATGACTATAGCACTCaattgtcatcatgaagtgctttgagagactagtcaaggatcatatcaccatTACCTTACTTGCCACCCTAGACCACcctcaatttgcttaccgccccgcCCGGTGAAACTGGGACCTGGACTTccagacgggccgcccccaggtggtgaaggtaggaaacatcacctcctgtccgctgatcctcaacactggggccccacaagggtgcgttctcagccctttcctgtactccccgatcacccatgactgtgtggccaagcacgcctccaactcaatcatcaagtttgcagacgacacaacagtagtaggcttgcttacacatcactgacaaactgaaatggaccacccacacagacagtgtggtgaagaaagcaCAACAGAGCCTCGTCAACCTCAGGAAGCTAAAGAAATTTGGTTTGTCACTTAAACCCCTCAagtttttacagatgcacaattgaaagcatcctgtcgggctgtatcactgcctggtacgacaactgcaccgcccgcaaggCTCTTCgtagggtggtgcggtctgcacatcacattaccaggggcaaactacctgccctccaggacacctacagcacccgatgtcacaggaaggccaaaaagatcaaagacatcaaccacccgaaccactgcctgttcaccccactatcatccagaaggtgaggtcagtacaggtgcatcaaagctgggaccgagagactgaaaaacagcttctatctcaaggccatcagactgttaatcagccatcactagcacagaggcggctgcctataggcatagactagaaatcactggccactttaaggaatggaacactagtcactttaataatgtttacaaatctggcattactcatctcatatgtatatactgttttctataccaTTCTACTGCatcttagtccgttccgctcggacattgctcatccatatgtatatagtcttaattcattcctactgagatgtgtgtattgggtatatgttgtgtaatttgttagatattactgcactgtcggagctagaagcacaaacatttcactacacccgcaataacatctgctaatcatgtgtatgtgaccaatttgaactgcaaataaacacatacacaaTGCAGCCAAGGACACACCGACTACACACTGTAGTGTAGAATAGGGACAgtcacaccagtggaggctgttggAGGGAGAAATCACTGTTGAAGAGGGACACTTACACACTGTCGATGTCGATGAGCTGACTCTGGCGCTCGTTCCCCTCAGTGGTCAATAGGTCCTTGAGGTCTTTAATCTGCTCTGCCAGTTCTGGGTTCAGATTGAACTCTGCCGGGAACTCCGAAATCCAGTACCTAGATTGGAGGGGAGAAAGAGTTAGAgcggaaggagagggagagagaaagaggtagttagggaaagaaagagaaagagagaaaccgaGACAAAGTGAGTGATAAAGCAATAAAGAGACATCCACAAGCAAATAACAAAAGTAAATTACAAATGTGTCTTACTTCACCAGGTGGCAGATTCTTGTCCTGCGTTCAGCAGAACAGCTCTCCTCCTGCGATCTGATCGACTGTTAAGGTACATAAAACATCTACACGGACATTTCAGAAACATCCTTTAACAATCAGACGTGGCGTCACAAAACACTTAATTGCAACCAGTTTTGCACACTGAGAATATTCCATCCAACTTACACCTTTCCATTCCATTCGCTCACACCTTAGCCCTAAAAGCACCAACGGGGGTCCATTTTGACTCCAAGGGGTTATAAAGATCCTTCAGAAATCGTAGGACTTTGTCAAGCAACTAGGTACAGACAAAAACAATTTACCACAATTTTTATGCAAATAGAAGAATGGTATACACAGCTAAGCTGAACATGTGGACTCAATTGTAAACTTTGTGATAAAAGCACCAAATATGGCACCGAGGTATGTACCCTGAAAAGATAGATATGGAACCACCCCAGATGTTGGGGGACAGACactataacaacaaaaaaatatctaaaaatgtCAATCAGTCTATATACCAAGTTGAGTCTCATCTTTCAGAAGCAATTGAAACTGAGTCGATAGCCCAGAGCATTCCAAAGTTAGAGCCAAAAGTCTGATGGCACCTTTGCACATTTTGCATATAAGAATGGCCATATCGGTGGCCATCTTATTCGCTCAGATTAGCTCTATTGCCAATTTCTCAGCCTCCGAGAAT
The genomic region above belongs to Oncorhynchus kisutch isolate 150728-3 linkage group LG16, Okis_V2, whole genome shotgun sequence and contains:
- the LOC109906582 gene encoding RAS guanyl-releasing protein 2, encoding MEPISLDGAATVEELVEACIQAFDEKGTLKDPSVVRMFLMMHPWYLPSTDMAKKLLLKSQEESCSAERRTRICHLVKYWISEFPAEFNLNPELAEQIKDLKDLLTTEGNERQSQLIDIDSVPSYKWKRQVTQRQPSMSKKRKMSLLFDHLDSCELATHLTYLEYKSFCKILFQDYHSFVMHGCTVDNPILERFITLFNSVSQWIQLMVLSKPTAPQRAAVISHFIRVAQKLLQLQNFNTLMAVVGGLSNSSISRLKDTQSHISNETNKVFNSLIELVTSCGNYSQYRRRFSECTGFRFPILGVHLKDLIAVHVALSDWADPGKSRVNLAKCQQLYAILQELALIQTTPPTIDSNTDLLNLLTVSLDQYHTEEEIYQLSLQREPRSAKPANSGPAPAPTPKPSMIDEWAASVKPKADPAVINKHIEKMVDSVFKNFDTDGDGHISREEFEIIRDNFPYLSKFGELDKNQDGKISREEMIDYFMKASSLLNCKMGFIHTFTETTYVKPTFCEHCTGFIWGFYKQGYKCKACGINCHKACQGRLAVECRKRTKSISHEHAPSLQARSYSFPPPANSPASLQNTVIVEEDLEAVEEGMFDIHL